A region of the Deltaproteobacteria bacterium RBG_16_64_85 genome:
AACGTGGCATATGCGGTTTTCAACAAGTACGTTGTGCCTTTCGATGACGGCACCTGGCTGTTTCAACCCGGATTGTGGACGGATCACCCGGATTACCTCTACGCCGGGAATCCGGAACTGGCAGCGAATTTGAAGCCGGCTCCGGTTCCCGGCATCGCGGAGGACACCTCGCACAGCCATCGATGGCCGGTCTGGCTGAAAAGCCTCGCCGGTGCGTATCGGGAAGGGGATCCCGAGCGGGGATATTACGAAAATCTTTCCGCGGGACTGGAGAAACAGTTCTATGGAAAAGTCTTGTTGCAACCCTCCAGCGGGTTTCCGGCATACCGTGTAGCCAACTTCATGGATGGAAATAACGGCGTATACCGGTATCAGTATCAAACTGTCGGAGGCAACCTGGGTTATGGCCCCTGGGAGCTCTCCGGGATATTGATCGAAGGATGGTGGGGGTTTCTCGGCAACCCGAGGATGCAGGCCGTGTACGTCGATATTGCCGGTCGGTTTCCTCTCCCTCCCGAGGTTGTGACGCTCTACACGGGACCGAACACGACCCGTCCGAGGCATCCACTGGTGACATGGCCGGATTTTTTCGGGAACGGGTTCGGAGAGCTCAACGCAAGACTCGCCGGGAAATTTTGAAACTGCCGAACTTCCATCTGAATATTTTTCGACGGGAATCGTTTGCGTCGAACGTGATGACGATGATGTCGGGGACCGCAATCGCGCAGGCGATCCCGGTATTGATCTCTCCCGTCCTGACGCGATTGTACACGCCGGAAGAGTTCGGCGTACTGGCTTTATACATGGCGATCGCGTATGTCGTATCCGTTGTTGCCGCCGGGAGATTCGAGCTGGCGGTGATCCTCCCGGAGCAGGACGACGAAGCGGTCAATATCGTAGTGCTTGCCTTGCTGTGTTCCTTGTTTGTCAGCATTGTCACGTTTCTTGTCGTTCTTCTCTTTAATGACCGCCTGGCGAAATTTCTGGGGAGCAGGGAAATTTCCTTCTGGCTGTATTTCATCCCCCTGACGGTTCTACTGACGGGGATCTACAACACCTTCTATTACTGGTCGACAAGGAAGCTGCAGTATAAAAGGCTGGTCGTCAGCAAGGTCTCGCAGACATCCTCCACAGCGATCCTCAATTTGCTGATGGGACTGAAGGGCTATGGATCGAGCGGACTGGTTGTCGGGGGGATCGCGGGGCAAGTCACCACGACCGGGATATTGAGCTTCCAGATCTGGAAAGATGACAAGAACAAGATCGGATTCATCGATAAGGAGAAGATACGGGGCCAATTGTCCCGCTATAAGAATTTCCCGATCTACTCCATTCCGGCCGATTTTATCAATGTGCTGGCGAATCAGTTGCCGGTCTATGTACTCGGTATCTATTTTGGGGGAGCGGTCGTCGGGTTCTATTCGTTGACCCAGAGGGTCCTCGGCGCCCCGATATCGCTGATAGCCAGCTCCATAATGGATGTATTCAAGCAGAGGGCCAGCAGCGATTACGCGAAGCATGGAAACTGCCGGGATATTTTCGTGAAGACGTTGCTGGGCCTCACGGCGATCTCGGTGGTCCCATTCGCCCTGTTTTTTTACGCGGCCCCGTCGATATTTACCCTGATCTTCGGGGAACAGTGGATCGTCGCCGGGGAGTATGCTCAGCTCATGGCGATCATGTTCTTCTTCCGGTTCATATCGAGCCCGTTGAGTTTTGTGATTTACATAGCGGAAAAACAGAATTACGACCTGGTCTGGCAGTCGGCCTTGCTTGTTTTCACGGTCGTTTCGCTGTTCGCCGGAGTCTATCTCCACGACGTCAAGATCAGCATCTTGTGCTTTTCGCTATCGTATTCGGTCCTTTATGTTGTGTACCTGATTCTGTCGTATCAGTTTTCCAAGGGGAATAAACCACTGGTTCCGCAGCAGTAGATTTTCGCGCGAGGTCCTCTCTTTGCTTGCGATCATAGATTACGGGATGGGAAATCTTGGATCCATCCGGAACATGCTGAAAAAGATCGACCATAACGCGGTGGTGACATCGAGAACGGAAGACATCGTTGCGGCGGACAAAATCATATTGCCCGGAGTGGGAGCGTTCGATAACGGAATGAGGAATCTCGAATCGAGAGGGCTCGTGAGGGTCTTGAGCGACAAGGTCTTCCGGGAAAAAGTTCCGATCCTGGGGATCTGTCTCGGCATGCAACTCATGACGAAATACAGCGAGGAAGGGACATTGCCGGGCTTGGGATGGGTGGACGCGAGAACAGTCCGGTTCCGCTTCGATGATACGGCCAATCAAAGGAAGGTCCCGCACATGGGATGGAACACGGTGCATGTGCTGAAGGAAAACCGTTTGTTCCGGGGGATGGATGAAAGGACAAGGTTTTATTTTGTTCATTCCTATCATGTCGTTCTCCCTGACGAGGGGGATGTCCTGACCAGGACGCATTATGGATTCGATTTCGTGTCCTCCTATCAAAAGAGCAATATCACGGGTGTCCAGTTTCATCCGGAGAAAAGCCATAAATTCGGAATGCAATTGTTGAAGAACTTCATGGATCTGTAGCATGTTGCGAACCAGGGTGATTCCCTGTCTGTTGCTGAAGGAGCAGGGTCTTGTAAAGACGATCAAATTCAAGGACCCGAAATACGTGGGAGATCCAGTCAATGCCGTCCGGATCTTCAATGAAAAGGAAGTCGACGAATTGATCTTTCTCGACATCACCGCGACGATCGAGAACCGGAAGCCGAATTTCCGGATGATCGCGGACATCGCCAGCGAATGCTTCATGCCGTTCAGTTACGGCGGAGG
Encoded here:
- a CDS encoding imidazole glycerol phosphate synthase, glutamine amidotransferase subunit, encoding MLAIIDYGMGNLGSIRNMLKKIDHNAVVTSRTEDIVAADKIILPGVGAFDNGMRNLESRGLVRVLSDKVFREKVPILGICLGMQLMTKYSEEGTLPGLGWVDARTVRFRFDDTANQRKVPHMGWNTVHVLKENRLFRGMDERTRFYFVHSYHVVLPDEGDVLTRTHYGFDFVSSYQKSNITGVQFHPEKSHKFGMQLLKNFMDL